One Deltaproteobacteria bacterium genomic window, TCGGGCGTGAGGGCGTAGATGTCCTTGTCGAGCGGGTTGCCGGGGTTGAGGCGTCGCTCGACGCCATCGAGGCCGGCCATCAGCATCGCCGAGAAGGCGATGTAGCCGTTGCAGGCCGGATCCGGGAAGCGGACCTCGATGCGCTTGGCCTTGGGCGACGGCGAGTACATCGGGATGCGCACGCCCGCGGAGCGGTTGCGGCTCGAGTACGCGAGGTTGATCGGCGCCTCGAAGCCGGGCACCAAGCGGTGATAGGAGTTGGTGGTCGGGCAGGTGAAGGCGGCGAGCGCCGGCGCGTGCTTCAGGATGCCGCCGATGTAGTGCATGGCGAGCTCGCTCATGCCGCCGTACTTGTCGCCGGCGAAGAGCGGCTTCTCGCCCTTCCAGATCGACTGGTGGGTGTGCATGCCGCTGCCGTTGTCGCCGAAGATCGGCTTCGGCATGAAGGTCGCGGTCTTGCCGTAGCGGCGCGCGACGTTCTTGACGACGTGCTTGTACCACATGAGCGCGTCGCCCATCTTGACGAGCGACAGGAAGCGCAGGTCGATCTCGGCCTGCCCGGCGGTTGCCACCTCGTGGTGGTGCTTCTCGACCCGGTAGCCGAGCTTCTCGAGCTCGCGCACCATCTCGCCGCGGATGTCCTGCTGGGTATCCGTCGGCTGCACGGGGAAGTAGCCCTCCTTGTAGCGGGGCTTGTAGCCGAGGTTCTTGCTCGCGACGACCTGGCCGCTGCGGTCGTTCAGCGTGTCCGACTCTCGACCCGTGTTCCACTGCCCCTCGGCGGAGTCGATCAGGTAGAAGCCCGTGTGCTGGTTCTGCTCGTACCGGACCTCGTCGAAGACGAAGAACTCGGGCTCGGGCCCGAAGTAGGCGACGTCGCCGATGCCGGTCGATTTGAGATACGCCTCGGCCTTGCGCGCGATGTTGCGCGGGTCGCGCGAGTAGTCCTCCTTGGTGACCGGGTCGACGATGTTGCAGATCAGGCTGAGCGTCGGCAGCGCCGTGAACGGGTCCATCACCGCGGTGGTGGGATCCGGGACGACCAGCATGTCCGAGGCGTGGATCGGCTGCCAGCCGCGGATCGACGAGCCGTCGAACCCGTTGCCCTCCTCGAACAGCTCCTCGGTCAGCTCGCTGGGTGGGATCGTGAAATGCTGCCAGATGCCGAGCAGGTCGAGGAACTTCAGGTCCACGGCCTCGATCTTGTTGTCCTTCGCGAACTTCAGCACGTCCTTTGATGTCTGGGTTGCCATACCGAGCCCCTCCTCCGGCTCAAAAGTTAGATCGCGTCGCCGCCTCGCTCTCCCGTGCGGATGCGAACCACCTCCTCGATCGGCAGGACGAAGATCTTCCCGTCGCCGATCCGCCCCGTCTTTGCTGCCTTCTCGATCGTTTCCACCACGTCCGTCACCTGCTCGTCGCGCACGATGATCTCGAGTTTCACCTTCGGCAGGAAATCGACGACGTACTCGGCCCCCCGGTAGAGCTCGGTGTGCCCCTTCTGCCGTCCGAAGCCCTTCACTTCGCTCACGGTGATGCCCTGCACCCCGATGGCGGAGAGGCTCTCCTTCACCTCGTCGAGCTTGAACGGTTTGATGATCGCCTCGACCTTCTTCATGGATGCCTCCGCGCGCCCGGGATGCGGGCCACTCGTTTATGCCACGCCGTCGTTCCTTGTAAAGATCGTCGCCTTCACTCCGCCACCTTGGCGGCGAGCGCGGCGGGATGCTCGATCGACCGCGCCGCGAACGCGCTCTGCCCGATCGGCCCGTAGCCGCCCGCGCCGAACACGTAGGCGCTCTCGCCGTGCTGCGAGAGATCGAGCCCCGCGAACTCGTCGTCGTCGGCGGCGCGCAGCCCGCCCGTCACCGCGCTGGTGATCGCCAGGCACGCGAGCGAGCCGGCGATGGCGAGCCCGTAGGAGACGAGCACGGCGAGCACCTGGTTCCCGAGGAGTCCCCACTGCCCCGAGATGAAGAGCCCTTCGCTCACCGCCGGACCCTTGGGCGCGAAGACGTCGGGATTGATGCGCGCCGTCGCCCACAGCCCCGTGGCGATCGCGCCCCACGTGCCGCCCACGCCGTGCACGCCGACGACGTCGAGGGCGTCGTCGTACCAGCCGAGCGCGGCCTTCAGGTTGCACGCCGAGTAGCAGAGGACGCCGGCCACCGCGCCGATGACGAGGGCCGGCATCGGCTCGACGAAGCCCGACGCCGGCGTGATGGCGACGAGGCCGGCGACCGCGCCGCTCGCCGCCCCGAGCACCGTCGGCTTCCCCTTGCCGAGCCACTCGGCGCCCATCCACGAGAGCGCCGCGGCGGCCGTCGCGGTGTTGGTGGCGACGAAGGCGCTGGTCGCGAGCGCGTTCGCGGCCACGGCGCTGCCCGCGTTGAAGCCGAACCAGCCGACCCAGAGGAGCGCGGCGCCCGTCACCGTCAGGGGCAGGTTGTGCGGCGGCATGGGCTCGCTGCCGAAGCCGAGACGCTTGCCGATCACGATCGCGCAGACGAGCGCCGACGTCCCGGAGCTGATGTGCACGACGGTGCCGCCCGCGAAGTCGAGCGCGCCCCAGACCTTGCCGACGAGGCCGCCCGTGCCCCACACCATGTGCGCGAGCGGGTCGTAGACGAGCGTCGCCCAGAGCAGCGAGAAGACGACGAAGGCGCTGAACTTCATGCGCTCGGCGAACGCGCCGGTGATGAGCGCGGGCGTGATGATGGCGAACATCGCCTGGTAGATCATGTAGGTCTGGTGCGGGATGGTCGGCGCGTAGTCGGCGTTGGGCGTGAGGCCGACATGCCGGAGCCCCAGCCACTCGAGCCCACCGACGACGTGGCCGTGGTCGGGCCCGAACGCCAGGCTGTAGCCCCACAGCACCCACTGCACGCTGATCAGCGCCATCATGATGAAGCTCTGCATGACGACGCTGAGCGTGTTCTTGCTGCGCACGAGTCCGCCGTAGAAGAGCGCGAGCCCCGGCGCCGTCATCATGAGGACCAGCGCCGACGAGGTGAGCATCCACGCGGTGTCGCCGGAGTCGATCTTGGGGACCTCGTCGGCGAGCGCCGGAGCCGCGCGGCCGAGAATTCCCACGGCCGCCACGAACAGGCCCGTACGCCACGGCAGCGTTGCCCTGCACGACCGATTGGTGATCGCCATGCTGGTCCCCCTGCTCGCCTTGATGCGAGCAGCAACCCTGGTGCCACGGTCGAGGGCTCGGTGGCAAGAGAAGGGGAACCAGGGACGTGGTCGGCGAAAACCCGCGATGCCCAAGCCGTGGGCGGCGCCTGCTTTTTGTGCAGCGGGAGGTCTGTACCGACGTGGAGCCGGCGGGGGCTTCGCGGGCAGGAAGCCCGCGACCGGAGCGACGTCAGACCCGCAGCCGACCCCGCTGGCGGCGTTCCTTCCGCCGCTGCGCCAGTCGCGCGAGACCCCAGCCCGCGAGCATGCCGGCGATGAGCGCCGTCCAGGGGACGCCGGCCACGCCGTCCGCGGCCGGGTCGGCGGATGCAGCCGGGAGCCGCTCGTCGAGGCGGCGGGAAAGGTCTCGGTCCACGGTCGCCAGCCGCTCGAGCTCGGTGCGCAACCGTTCGATGTCCGCCGCCGTCGCGGGCTCCGGACGGTCACGAAGCGCATCAAGGTCGGCTCGGAGCGCACGGACCTCGTCGAGAAGTCCGGCGGCTCCCGAGCCGGAGTCCGCCACCCGAGCCCCGCCCGGCGCGACGTCGACCGCGGTCGCCATCGCGCGCCTGGCCGGAACGGGTGCGCCCGCGAAACCCACCGCGAGCGCCAAGCCGAGGGACCGGCTCCAGCCCTTCACTCGAGAGCGCCTCCAGAAGGCCCTTCTCCCCCGCGGCGCACCACGACAGTCGGGGTGACTGGATTTGAACCAGCGGCTCCTGCGTCCCGAACGCAGTGCTCTTCCAGGCTGAGCTACACCCCGTGCAGGAACGCCGTGGGAGAGTAGTCGCTGTTAACACACCCGCTCCAGAAAAGGAAGGTCGCGGTGGGTGCTGAGACGGGCCGTTTCACCGGCGCGTTCACGGCAGCCCGGCACCGTGCGGGTTCCTGCGTCTTTCCGCCCGGCATGCGGCTTGCCTTTGCGGACCGGCCAGCGGCGCCGCGGGGGCGCCAGAAGGAGGTGGAGATGCAACGGATCAGCAAGGCGGTGGTGGCGGGGCTCCTCTGCGGGCTCATGCTCGTCGGGTCCGGGCGCGGCGCCGTCGCCGCCGGCGCCGCGCCGGTCGAAGAGGGACGCCGCGTCGACCTGAACACGGCGAGCGCGGAAGAGCTCGCGCGGCTCCCCGGCATCGGGCCGGCGAAGGCGCAGGCGATCATCGAGCACCGCGCGCAGGAGCCCTTCGCGAAGCCCGAGGACCTGATCAAGGTCAAGGGGATCGGCGAGAAGCTCTACGACCGGCTGAAGGACCAGATCACCGTGGGCGAGCAGAAGCCCGTTTCCAAGGGCCGCGGCGGCTGAGCCGCGGCGTGTGGCCGGAACCGGGGGCGGGCCGAAAACGAGGGCGGGCGGCCCGTCCCCCCGGCCTGACGTCAGCGCGCGCCGCCGCGCAGCGCGCGGATCGCGGCGGCGTAGTCGTGGGACTCGAAGACGGCCGATCCCGCGACCAGGACGTCCGCACCGGCCTCCGCCGCGAGCGAGGCGTTGTGAGGCTTGATGCCGCCGTCCACCTCGATGAGGAAGCGGGTGCCCGTCTCGGAGCGCAGCCGCCGCGCCGCGGCGAGCTTCTCCAGCGACCCCTCCACGAACACCTGCCCGCCCCAGCCGGGATTCACGCTCATGACCAGCAGCAGATCGATCAGCTTCATGAACGGCCGCACCTGCTCGAGCGGCGTCGGTGGGTTGAGCGCGAGGCCGGGCCGGGCGCCGGCCGCCCGGATCGCGGCGAGCGTGGCCGGGACGTCGGTCTCGGCCTCGACGTGCACCGTGACGCCGGTCGCGCCGGCGCGCACGAACTCGGAGACGTGGCGCTCGGGGTGTTGAATCATGAGGTGCACATCGAGGGGCAGCGTCGTGGCGCGGCGCAGCGCCTCGACCACCGCTGGCCCGACGGTGATCGGCGGCACGAAGTGTCCGTCCATGACGTCGACGTGGAGCCAGTCGGCGCCGGCGGCGGCGGCCGCTCGCACCTCGTCCGCGAGCCGGCCGAAGTCGGCCGACAGGATGGAGGGCGCGATCGCCGGCACGACCGTCGTGTAACGGAAGGTCGCCTGCGATTCCAGGGCAATGTCCCGTGCTTCAGTCGCGCGCGCGCAGGCGGGCCGCGAAGAAGCCGTCCAGGCCGTGGAGGTGGGGCAGGGTGCGGAAGAACCCCTTGCCGTCGGCGAGCGGAGCCGCGGCCGGCGGCAGATGGTCGCGGACATCCTCGACCACCAGGCGCGGATGGGCCGCCGACAGCGCGGCGACGACCTGCTCGTTCTCCTCGGACGCGAGGGTGCACACGGCATAGACGAGGACACCGTGCGGCCGGACGAGGGGCGCAACGCCGGCGAGGATCTCCCGCTGGAGCGCCGCGAAGCGTGGAATGTCCTCCGGCCGCCGGCGCCAGCGGAGCTCGGGGTGACGGCGCAGCGTGCCGAGGCCGCTGCACGGCGCGTCCACCAGCACGGCGTCGAACGAGCCGGCGAGGGGCGGATGCCGCGCGTCGCCCGCGGCGGCCACGACGGTGCGGGCGCCGAGGCGCGTCGTCTCCACGAGCACCCGGCGGAGGCCGCCGGGGCGCCTGTCGAGCGCGAGGACGAAGGCCTCCGCCCCGAGCAGCTCCGCGACGTGCGCGGTTTTTCCTCCCGGCGCGGCGCAGGCATCGAGCACCCGCATCCCGGGCTCGAGGCCGAGGAGCGGCGCGATCAGCTGCGAGGCCTCGCCCTGGAAGGCGAAGCGGCCCTCGTGCCAGGCGCCGAGCGCGCGCAGCCGCGCGGCGCCGTGCTCGACCAGAAGCCCGCCCGGCGCCCACGGGCCCGGCGTCGTGGAGAGGCCGTCGGCCGCGAGCTCCGCCTGGAGCGCGTCCCTCGTCGTGACGGTCCGATTGGCACGCAGCGCCGTCGGCGCCCGCTCGTTGTTGGCCGCGAGCAGCGCGGGCAGCGCCTCCGCGCCGAATTCGTCGGCCCAGCGGGCGACCAGCCAGCGCGGATGCGACCACTCGACGGCGAGGCGTCCGAGCGGATCGCCGGCGGCGGGCGGGAGCGCGAGGCCGGCAGCGCCCAGCGCCGCAGCGCGCCGGAGGACCGCATTGACGAGCCCGCTCGCTCCCGCCCCTGCCGTGCGGGCCAGCCGGACACTGGCGTCGACCGCCGCATAGGCCGGCACGCGGTCGAGAAAGAGGAGCTGGTAGAGGCCGAGACGGAGCGCGGCGCGGACGGGCGCATCGAGACGGTCGACCGCCGTGTCGCGCACGAGCTGGGCCAGGTGGGCGTCGAGGCGGCCCTGCCAGGCGAGGGTCCCGTAGACGAGCCGCGTCGCCAGTGCCTGCTCGCGCGGCGGAAGGGGCGTGTCGGCGAGCCGGCGCGCGAGCAGGACGTCGGCAAAGGCCGCGGTGCTCTCGACCCGGATGAGGACTTCGAAGGCGAGACGCCGGGCGTCGGTCGCCGCCGTCCTCACGCGGCGCCGAGGCATGTGCCGGGCGGCACGGGATGGCCGGCGAGGAAGTCGGCCGCCGCGAGCCGGCGCCTCCCCTCGAGCTGCACCTCGAGCAGCCGGAGCCGACCCGCGCCCGTCATGACCAGGATGCCACCGGGGCCGGTGTCGAGCACCGCGCCGGGCGGCGCGGCGGCCGGCCCCGGCTCGGGAACCGCGCGGTGCACCTTCAGGACGCGCCCGCCGAACGTGGTGAACGCCGAGGGGACGGGGGCGAAGGCTCGCACGACGCGCGCCAGCTCTTCCGCGGGCCGCCACCAGTCGAGCCGGCCCTGCTCGCGCTCGATGCGTGGCGCGAAGGTGACGCCTTCGGTCGGCTGCGGGCGCGGACGCAGCGTGCCCTTCTGGAGGCCGTCGATCGCCTCGGCCAGCGCCGCGGCGCCGAGATGGGCGAGCCGGTCGCCGAGGGTGCCGGCGGTGTCGTCGTCGGCGATCGGCGTCTGCCGCTCGAGGAGGATGTCCCCGGCATCCATCTCCTCGTTCATCACCATGATGGCGACGCCGGTCACCCGGTCGCCGGCCAGGATCGCCCACTGGACCGGCGCGGCGCCGCGGTGTCTGGGCAGCAGCGAGGCGTGGACGTTGATCGCGCCGTGCGGCGGGATGTCGAGCACCGGCCGCGGCAGGATCTTCCCGTACGCCGCGACGACGATCAGATCGGGTGCGAGCCGCCGGAGCTGTTCCTGGAACACGGCATCCCGCACGCGCTCCGGCTGGAGCACCGGGACACCGTGGGCGAGGGCCAGCCGTTTGGTTTCCGGTGCGACGAGCGCGAGTCCGCGGCCGCGCGGCCGGTCGGGCTGAGAGACGACCGCCACCACCGGGTCGGGGCGGGCAAGCAGATGCTCGAGGATCGGGCACGCGAAGGCGGGCGTGCCCATGAAGACGATGCGCCAGGGGGTCACGGCTCTGCCGCGCCCCGCCGGTTAGATGAGGACGGGGCGCGCTCCGGTCGCGCCCTTCCGCCCCTGCCGCTCGAGCTTGCGCCGCCGAGCGCGGTAGAGGTCGCGCTTCAGCCGCGAGAGACGGTCGAGGAAGAGCTTGCCCTCCAGATGATCGATCTCGTGCTGCAGCGCGACCGCGAGCAGCTCCTCGCCCTCGACCTCGACCTCCTGCTCCTCGGGCGTCCAGGCGCGCACCAGGACGCGGCGCGCGCGCGTCACGGGCGCCGTGAGATCCGGCACCGAGAGGCAGCCCTCCTCCCAGACGATGGTGCCCTCGCGCTCGACGATCTCGGGGTTGATGAGCTTCAGGAGGCGCTTCCCCGGCGACTCGTCCTCGTCGTGCACGTCGAGCACGATGACGCGCTGGCTGACGCCCACCTGGGTCGCGGCGAGGCCGACGCCCGGCGCGGCGTACATCGTCTCGGTCAGGTCCTCTATCAGCCGCACCACGTCGGAGCCGATACACGCCACCGGGGCAGCGCGCTGCTTGAGGAGCGAGTCTGGGTAGGCGAGTATCGGACGGAGGGGCATGGCGGGGCGAGGCGGGCCAACTCCGATTCATAACATGCTGTACGGATCGACATCAACGGCGAGCCGGACGTGCGCGCGGCCGAGCGCGGGTCCGCAGGCGGCGGCGAGCCGCGCGAGCGCGCGCAGCGCGCGCACGTCGGGCGCGCGCAGGAGGATCTGCCAGCGATACCGGCCGCGCACCCGCTCCACGGGCGGCGGCGCGGGGCCGAGGACCGCGTCGTCGGCGAGCTGGAGGGCGCGCGCCTGGCGGCGGAGCCGCGCCGCGACCTCGCGCGCGGCGTGCTCGACGCGCGCGCCGTCGCGACCCTCGAGCCGGAGGTTCACCAGGCGCGAGAAGGGCGGGTAGCCGAGCGCCCGGCGCCGCTCGAGCTCCCGCGCCATGAAGCCCGCGTAGTCGTGCGTCGCGGCGGCGGCGACGCTCGGATGCTCGGGACGGAAGGTCTGCACGATCACCCGGCCGGGCGCGTCGCCGCGGCCGGCGCGCCCGGCCACCTGCACGAGGAGCTGGAAGGTACGCTCGGCGGCGCGGAAGTCGGGGACGTTGAGCGAGAGGTCGGCGAGCAGCACCGCGACCAGCGTCACGCCGGGCACGTCGTGACCCTTGCTCACCATCTGCGTGCCCACGAGGATATCGGTGTCGCCCGACTGCCAGCTCCCGAGGATGCGTCGCTGCGCACCCGGCCGCTGGGCGGCGTCGCGGTCCAGCCGCTCGACGGCGGCGAGCGGGTGGACCGCGCGCAGCGCGGCCTCGATCTGCTCCGTGCCGACGCCGAACGCGGCCAGCGGCGGTCCCCCGCAGGCGGGGCACGCCGGCGGCGGGCGACGGCGATGATGGCAGTGATGGCACACCAGCGCGCGCGCCGCCCGGTGCCAGGTGAGCGTCACGCTGCAGTGCGGGCAGGTCGCCGCCACGCCGCACGCCGGGCACTGGAGGTAGGCGGCGAAGCCGCGGCGGTTGAGGAAGACGAGCGTCTGCTCGCCGCGGGCGAGGTTCGCGGCGAGCGCCGCACTGAGCTCGTCGGTCAGCAGCCCCGGCGGTCGCCCGCGCAGACGCACGAGCTCGATCGGCGGCAGCGGGTGGGCGGTCGGCCGGTCGGGCAGCTCGAGGAGCACGTGGCGGCCGTCACGGGCGGCCTGGTAGCTCTCGGCCGACGGCGTCGCCGAGGCCAGCACCACCACGGCGCGGGCCAGGCGGGCGCGCACGATGCCCACGTCGCGCGCGTTGTAGCGCAGCCCGTCCTCCTGCTTGTAGGCCGGGTCGTGCTCCTCGTCGACGACCACGAGGCCGAGCCGCGGCAGCGGCGCGAAGACGGCCGAGCGCGCGCCGACCACCAGCCGTGCGCCGCCGTGGCGGACCCGCCGCCACTCGTCCCAGCGTTCGCGCGGCCCGAGCCCGCTGTGCAGGACGGCCAGCGCGTCGCCGAAGCGGGCGCGCACGCGGTCCACGAGCTGATGCGTGAGCGCGATCTCCGGCACCAGCAGCAGCACGTCGCGCCCGGCGGCGAGGGTGTGCTCGGCGGCGGCGAGGAAGACCTCCGTCTTGCCGCTGCCCGTGACGCCGTGCAGCAGGAAGGACGCCGCGTCTCTGGACGCGATGGCCGCGGCGATGGCGTCGAGCGCGCTCCGCTGGGCCGGTGCGAGCGCGGGCCGCGGCGCTGCGGTTTCCGCACCCGGTGGGCGTCGGCGCGGGCGGAGCCCCGCTTCGGCCAGCCCGGCCGCGACCAGCGCCCGTACGGCCGGCGCGTCGAGCCCGCCGGCGCGCGCCGCCTGGCCGCCGAGCTCACCGCCAGGCGCGGCGCACAGCACCCGGTAGGCGCGGGCGCGCGCCGGGGCACGGCGCGCGAGGGCCGCTTCCTCCTCGGGCGTGAGCCGGCGCAGCAGGCGGACGACGCGTTCGCGGCCGGGAGCCGGCAGGGCCACGGGGACGACGGCGGCGAGTACCTCGGCGAGCGAGGCCAGGTAGTAGCCGGCCGTCCAGCGGCAGAGCTCGAGCAGGTCGGGCGGCACGAAGGGATCCGCGTCCAGCACGTCGAGGATGGGGCGGAGCTCGCCGGGTGGCGCGACGTCGACGAAGCCGGCCACCACGCCCGTGCGCGTCTGCCGCCCGAGCGGCATGCGGACCCGCATGCCGGGTCGGACGAGCGGGCGCAGCGGCTCGGGCACGCGATAGGTGAAGAGGTCGTGCAGCGGCACGGGCGGGAGCGGTGCAATTTGGACGAGGCCGTGCATCCCTGGCCAGCGTGTTAGAGACGACGCTCCCGCCTGTCAATTTTCGGACGCGTCACGAACACACCCCGCTGCCACGAATTGAACGCTCGCGTTGCAGCCGCTCGCCGAGAAACGTGTGGTTTCCGGGCTTCCGGGGGTGGCACCTCGCTTGCTCCTCGACGGGCAGCCCCTCCTTTCTGCACACGAGAAGACCTGGCCGCGATGGGCGCGGCCGGGTCTTCTCGTTTCTGGGCTCCGCTCGTCGCCGGAACGCCGGCACGTGGGTTGCACATCCTGCCCGCCCGACGCGAGCGAGTGGGAGAAAACACTCGCAACATTAGCTAACTATGCTTTGACAAGCCGTAGGGCCGGGCGCATACTCGCCGCGGGGTTCAGGTCGCGGGCGCCTGCCAGGCTCGAGGGGGTTGGTTGTGGAGATGAGGAGGATCAGGCCTTGGCGCCAGCAGAAGGTGTGACCCCGCGCTCGCTCGTCCGGCGCGTCCTCGCCGCCAAGCTCTCGAATCCCTTTCGCCGCGCGGCCGGGTTTCTCGTGCTGGACATCGGGTCTAGCAGCGTGAAGCTGGCCGAGGTGCACCATGGTCCCAGCGGACCGCGGCTCGCGACCCTCGACATGGCCCCCCTGCCCCCCACCGTGGTGCAGTCGAACGTGGTGCAGGACGAGGGGCCGGTGGTCGATGCCGTCCGGGCCATCATGGCGCGCCGCGGCGTGCAGGCGCGGCAGGTGATCACGGCCGTGCCCGGGCCCGCGGTCATGGTGAAGAAGGTCCTGCTGCCCGCCCAGACCGGCGCGGCGGTCGAATCGGCGGTGCTCGCCGAGGCGGGGCACTTGATCCCGGACTCCCTCGACAACGTCAACCTCGACTACCAGGTCATCGACCTGATCGAGGCCGGCAACAAGATGGAGGTCCTGGTCGTCGCGGTGAAGAAGGAGATCATCAACAGCTACACCAACGCCATCCGCGCGGCCGACCTGGAGCCGGTCGTGGTCGATGTGGACTACTTCGCGCTCGAGAACATGTTCGAGCTGAACTACGACCCGCCCGGGGGGCACCCCCTGGCGCTGGTCAACATCGGCGCCCGCTACTCCTCGATCAACATACTCAAGAACGGCCGCTCGACCTTCACGGGAGATGTCCCGGTCGGAGGGGCCGAGTACAACGACGCGCTCGTCCGCCAGCTCGGGGTGTCCCCGGCGGACGCCGAGGCGCTGAAGCAGGGGCGGGCCGCCGGCGGCGCCGACCCGGCCGCGGCCGAGCAGGTCCTCGCCTCGGTCACCGAGCTCATCGTCGAGGAGATCCAGCGCGCGCTCAGCTTCTTCTGGACCGCCGCCACCGACGAGCCGCTCGGCGCCGTCTTCCTCTCCGGCGGGCCGGCACGCATGCCCGGGCTGTCCGCCGAGCTCAAGCAACGGCTCGACTGCGTGGTCGAGGTGGCGGATCCCTTTCGCCGCGCGCAGGTGGAGCGCCGGGTCGACCGGCTGCTCATCGAGGCGAGCGGCCCGTCCCTCGCCATTGCCGTCGGCCTGGCCACCCGCCGTCCGGGGGACAAATGATCCGCATCAACCTGCTGCCCGCCGAGGACGCGGCGCGCGCCGCGGGGCGCCGCCACGACCTGGCGCTCGGGGTGCTCGTGCTCGCCATGGCCACCTTCGGGCTCATCGTCGCCCACACCTGGCAGCGCGCGCGGGTCGTCGTTGCCGAGCGCGAGCAGCGGCGCATCACGCAGGAGCTGGTCGCGATTCAGGGACCGTACGCCGACGTGACGCGCATGGAGCAGCAGAAGCAGGAGCTGCGCGAGAAGCTGCGCGTGATCGCCGAGCTGGAGGCACGGAAGGTCGGTCCCGTGCGCCTGCTCGAGGACCTCTCGGGTGCGACGCCCGACAAGCTCTGGCTCCTGGAATTCGCCGACACCGGCGGCGCGGTGAAGATCTCTGGGCTCGGCGTCGACGAGCAGACGGTGGCGGACTTCCTGCGCCGGCTCGCGAGCTCACCGTACTTCCGGCGGATCGACCTCGAGGAGACGAGCCAGGTGGACCAGGACGGCATCAAGCACAAGAAGTTCGTGATCAGCGGCGAGATCGACTACACGGGCGGCGGCCCGCGCGGGGCGACCGAGGCGTCCGCCGCCAGGCCCGGCAAGGGCCCGGGAGCGGGACGATGATCCTCGGGGTGCTCGACGACGTGCTCGATCGGCCAACCGGGCAGAAGCTCGGGCTCCTCGCCGGCGTCATCGTCGCCGTCGCGGTGCTCGACTGGCAATACTGGTACGGCCCGCAGGCGCGCGCCCTCACCGAGGCGCAGAGCCGCGTCACCGAGCGGCGTCTCGAGCTCGAGGGCAAGCGGGCGAAGGCGAACGCGCGCGCCGAGGCCGAGCGCCAGCTCCGCGATCTGACGGCCGAGCTGCGCCGCGCCCAGGCCCGGCTCCCCGACCAGCGCGAGATCGCCGACCTGCTCTCGAGCATCGCGGCGAGCGGGCGCTCCGCGGGCCTCGAGATCACGCTCTTCCGTCAGAAGCCCGAGGCCTACCACGACTTCTACGCCGCCGTGCCGGTGGAGATGCAGATGCGCGGGACGTACCACGAGCTCGCGACCTTCCTCGATCGGGTGAAGCGGCTCGACCGCATCGTGAACGTGACGGACATCCACCTGACGAAGCCGCACATCGACAACGAGCGCATGCTGCTCGAGGCGACCTGCATGGTGACCACCTTCCGCTTCCTCGACGAGGCCGAGCGGCAGAAGCTGCTCGAGGAGAAGAAGAAGAAAGAGGGCGGGAAGGGCGCGTGAGGATGTCCATGAGCCGACGGATGGTCTGGGGTCTACTGCTGGCGGTCGGGATCGCGACCGCAGCTCGGGCGCAGGCGCGGAGCGGCGTCGTGCCGGCGGTCGAGCCCGCGCCGGCGGCCGAACCGGCACGGGCCGTCGAGCCGGAGGACGATCCACCCTACGACTCCGCGGGGCGGCGTGACCCGTTCAAGCCGCCGCGGGCGGTGACGGCCACGCTGTCGGGGGAGGCCCGCACGCCGCTCCAGCGCTACGAGGTCGGACAGCTCAGGCTGGTGGCCATCATCTACGAGGCGCACGAGCCGCGCGCCGTCGTCGAGGACGACGACGGGCTCGGCTACATC contains:
- a CDS encoding ribulose-phosphate 3-epimerase, yielding MSATICRRPRLRSPTARGSSAPCPTSTAWTASSRPACARATEARDIALESQATFRYTTVVPAIAPSILSADFGRLADEVRAAAAAGADWLHVDVMDGHFVPPITVGPAVVEALRRATTLPLDVHLMIQHPERHVSEFVRAGATGVTVHVEAETDVPATLAAIRAAGARPGLALNPPTPLEQVRPFMKLIDLLLVMSVNPGWGGQVFVEGSLEKLAAARRLRSETGTRFLIEVDGGIKPHNASLAAEAGADVLVAGSAVFESHDYAAAIRALRGGAR
- a CDS encoding helix-hairpin-helix domain-containing protein; translated protein: MLVGSGRGAVAAGAAPVEEGRRVDLNTASAEELARLPGIGPAKAQAIIEHRAQEPFAKPEDLIKVKGIGEKLYDRLKDQITVGEQKPVSKGRGG
- the rsmB gene encoding 16S rRNA (cytosine(967)-C(5))-methyltransferase RsmB — translated: MPRRRVRTAATDARRLAFEVLIRVESTAAFADVLLARRLADTPLPPREQALATRLVYGTLAWQGRLDAHLAQLVRDTAVDRLDAPVRAALRLGLYQLLFLDRVPAYAAVDASVRLARTAGAGASGLVNAVLRRAAALGAAGLALPPAAGDPLGRLAVEWSHPRWLVARWADEFGAEALPALLAANNERAPTALRANRTVTTRDALQAELAADGLSTTPGPWAPGGLLVEHGAARLRALGAWHEGRFAFQGEASQLIAPLLGLEPGMRVLDACAAPGGKTAHVAELLGAEAFVLALDRRPGGLRRVLVETTRLGARTVVAAAGDARHPPLAGSFDAVLVDAPCSGLGTLRRHPELRWRRRPEDIPRFAALQREILAGVAPLVRPHGVLVYAVCTLASEENEQVVAALSAAHPRLVVEDVRDHLPPAAAPLADGKGFFRTLPHLHGLDGFFAARLRARD
- a CDS encoding ammonium transporter, translating into MAITNRSCRATLPWRTGLFVAAVGILGRAAPALADEVPKIDSGDTAWMLTSSALVLMMTAPGLALFYGGLVRSKNTLSVVMQSFIMMALISVQWVLWGYSLAFGPDHGHVVGGLEWLGLRHVGLTPNADYAPTIPHQTYMIYQAMFAIITPALITGAFAERMKFSAFVVFSLLWATLVYDPLAHMVWGTGGLVGKVWGALDFAGGTVVHISSGTSALVCAIVIGKRLGFGSEPMPPHNLPLTVTGAALLWVGWFGFNAGSAVAANALATSAFVATNTATAAAALSWMGAEWLGKGKPTVLGAASGAVAGLVAITPASGFVEPMPALVIGAVAGVLCYSACNLKAALGWYDDALDVVGVHGVGGTWGAIATGLWATARINPDVFAPKGPAVSEGLFISGQWGLLGNQVLAVLVSYGLAIAGSLACLAITSAVTGGLRAADDDEFAGLDLSQHGESAYVFGAGGYGPIGQSAFAARSIEHPAALAAKVAE
- a CDS encoding P-II family nitrogen regulator, translating into MKKVEAIIKPFKLDEVKESLSAIGVQGITVSEVKGFGRQKGHTELYRGAEYVVDFLPKVKLEIIVRDEQVTDVVETIEKAAKTGRIGDGKIFVLPIEEVVRIRTGERGGDAI
- a CDS encoding YeaH/YhbH family protein; the encoded protein is MATAVDVAPGGARVADSGSGAAGLLDEVRALRADLDALRDRPEPATAADIERLRTELERLATVDRDLSRRLDERLPAASADPAADGVAGVPWTALIAGMLAGWGLARLAQRRKERRQRGRLRV
- the glnA gene encoding type I glutamate--ammonia ligase — its product is MATQTSKDVLKFAKDNKIEAVDLKFLDLLGIWQHFTIPPSELTEELFEEGNGFDGSSIRGWQPIHASDMLVVPDPTTAVMDPFTALPTLSLICNIVDPVTKEDYSRDPRNIARKAEAYLKSTGIGDVAYFGPEPEFFVFDEVRYEQNQHTGFYLIDSAEGQWNTGRESDTLNDRSGQVVASKNLGYKPRYKEGYFPVQPTDTQQDIRGEMVRELEKLGYRVEKHHHEVATAGQAEIDLRFLSLVKMGDALMWYKHVVKNVARRYGKTATFMPKPIFGDNGSGMHTHQSIWKGEKPLFAGDKYGGMSELAMHYIGGILKHAPALAAFTCPTTNSYHRLVPGFEAPINLAYSSRNRSAGVRIPMYSPSPKAKRIEVRFPDPACNGYIAFSAMLMAGLDGVERRLNPGNPLDKDIYALTPEELKDVPKMPGSLDEALEHLKRDHDFLLKGDVFTADVIETWIEWKMANEVSAMRLRPHPYEFALYFDA